In Caproiciproducens sp. NJN-50, the following are encoded in one genomic region:
- a CDS encoding sigma-70 family RNA polymerase sigma factor gives MYFRSSKKSAQDISINEPIDTDKDGNTLTLIDIMATEDNILDNLDYKMKSEQLKKYIDNVLSPRERTIIRLRYGLDGIEPLTQREVAQKLGISRSYVSRIEKKSLAALNKRFSK, from the coding sequence ATGTATTTTCGTTCCTCCAAAAAAAGCGCGCAGGATATTTCCATCAACGAACCGATCGACACCGACAAAGACGGCAACACCCTTACTCTGATCGACATTATGGCGACGGAAGACAATATCCTTGACAATCTGGATTACAAGATGAAGTCCGAACAGCTGAAAAAATACATAGACAATGTGCTGTCCCCCCGCGAGAGGACCATTATCCGCCTCCGGTACGGCCTGGACGGCATTGAGCCGCTGACCCAGCGGGAGGTGGCTCAGAAGCTCGGCATTTCCCGCTCCTATGTATCGCGTATCGAAAAGAAATCGCTCGCAGCGCTAAATAAGCGCTTCAGTAAATGA
- a CDS encoding recombinase family protein has translation MEKQVQTRIAIYSRKSRFTGKGESIENQIELCRQYIAQDYGAAEDSLLVYEDEGFSGGSTDRPQFKKMMADARGKKFSILVCYRLDRISRNIGDFARLIEELGSLSISFVSIREQFDTASPMGRAMMYIASVFSQLERETTAERIRDNMRELAKTGRWLGGTTPTGYRSQPIEKAASDGKTRRAFRLVFQPDEIKTVRLIFQKFLETDSLTQVETFLIQNSIPSKTGKRYTRFAIKNILENPVYMAADPDAYRYFAGSGAELCAAEKDFDGSHGIMAYNKTLQQHGKANRAREMSNWIVAIGRHQGILSGEDWIRVQKMLERNKSKSYRKPKNNTALLSGLLRCGRCGSYLRPKLTRRKNRDGEPVYTYLCELKEKSRGRKCSVPNINGNSLDQAVCSEIISLPEDGSAFLQHLKACCQALKEDRDDLDTELERLNQSIQNAEKAISNLVSALAEGRSSAASRYIIRQIDEWKEKEDSLEAGIQQLKDRAEIRFLPDEQIEMAADALRSFSSAFGSMTVDEKRCALRSLIDRVVWDGETVSICLFGAGPEATADGGDSTAGE, from the coding sequence ATGGAAAAGCAGGTTCAAACGCGGATCGCGATCTATTCGCGCAAGTCGAGGTTTACAGGAAAAGGCGAGAGCATTGAAAACCAGATCGAGCTCTGCCGGCAGTATATCGCGCAGGATTACGGCGCGGCGGAAGACAGCCTCCTCGTCTATGAGGACGAGGGTTTCTCCGGCGGCAGCACGGACCGTCCGCAGTTTAAAAAAATGATGGCGGATGCCAGGGGGAAAAAATTCTCCATCCTTGTCTGCTACCGTCTTGACCGGATCAGCCGCAATATCGGAGATTTCGCCAGACTGATCGAAGAACTGGGTTCCCTGTCGATCTCCTTTGTTTCCATCCGGGAGCAATTTGACACCGCTTCGCCCATGGGGCGCGCCATGATGTATATCGCTTCCGTGTTTTCACAGCTGGAGCGGGAAACAACGGCGGAGCGGATCCGGGACAACATGCGGGAACTTGCCAAGACCGGCCGCTGGCTGGGAGGAACAACGCCGACGGGATACCGGTCCCAGCCAATCGAGAAGGCCGCCTCAGATGGAAAGACCCGCAGGGCCTTTCGGCTGGTCTTTCAGCCCGACGAAATCAAAACGGTCCGGCTGATCTTTCAGAAATTCCTGGAAACGGATTCCCTGACCCAGGTGGAAACGTTCCTGATCCAAAACAGCATTCCGTCAAAAACCGGGAAGCGATATACCCGGTTCGCAATCAAAAACATTCTGGAGAACCCCGTTTACATGGCCGCCGATCCGGACGCCTATCGCTATTTTGCAGGTTCCGGCGCCGAGCTCTGCGCGGCGGAGAAAGACTTTGACGGCAGTCACGGCATCATGGCCTACAATAAGACGCTTCAGCAGCACGGCAAAGCGAACCGGGCGCGGGAAATGTCCAACTGGATCGTCGCCATCGGCAGGCACCAGGGGATCCTGTCCGGGGAGGACTGGATCCGCGTGCAGAAGATGCTGGAACGGAATAAGTCGAAATCCTACCGCAAACCAAAGAACAACACCGCTCTGCTTTCCGGGCTGCTTCGATGCGGGAGATGCGGCTCCTACCTGCGTCCCAAGCTGACCCGGCGGAAAAATCGGGATGGAGAGCCGGTCTACACCTACCTGTGCGAGCTCAAGGAAAAAAGCCGGGGCCGGAAATGTTCCGTTCCGAATATCAACGGCAATTCTCTCGATCAGGCCGTCTGCTCCGAAATCATCAGCCTTCCGGAGGACGGCTCCGCTTTTCTTCAGCATTTGAAAGCCTGCTGTCAGGCCCTGAAGGAGGACAGGGATGATCTGGACACAGAGCTGGAACGGCTGAACCAGTCCATCCAAAACGCGGAAAAAGCAATTTCAAACCTCGTCTCCGCTCTCGCGGAAGGCCGAAGCAGCGCCGCAAGCCGGTACATCATCAGGCAGATCGACGAATGGAAGGAAAAAGAAGATTCCCTTGAAGCGGGAATTCAGCAGTTGAAAGACCGGGCGGAAATCCGCTTTCTGCCGGACGAACAAATTGAAATGGCAGCGGACGCGCTTCGTTCCTTTTCGTCAGCTTTCGGCTCCATGACCGTCGATGAAAAGCGCTGCGCGCTGCGCTCCCTGATCGACCGCGTTGTCTGGGACGGGGAAACGGTCAGCATCTGTCTGTTCGGCGCCGGCCCCGAGGCCACTGCCGACGGCGGAGATTCCACAGCGGGAGAATAG
- a CDS encoding DUF47 domain-containing protein, which produces MKLLKIFGCNVDFFQLLREQSEYILKAVRALDSYVQSLNPDDADEVKSLEEQADRKRFELVQGLDSTFITPYDREDIYMLSKSLDDILDYYKTTVKEMEIYQIGQSPELAEFIAVLKDASVNIHNAVCCMEKKPKAAVQCAVKAKKCENKVESIYRHSVAALLMGDDIKYILKMRELYRHLSNCADRIDEASDMICHILMKEIS; this is translated from the coding sequence ATGAAATTATTGAAGATCTTCGGCTGCAACGTCGATTTTTTCCAACTGCTCCGGGAGCAGTCGGAGTATATCCTGAAAGCCGTGCGTGCGCTTGACTCCTATGTGCAGAGCCTCAACCCCGACGATGCGGATGAGGTCAAATCCCTGGAGGAGCAGGCGGACCGGAAACGATTCGAGCTGGTGCAGGGCCTGGACAGCACCTTTATCACCCCCTACGACCGGGAGGACATCTACATGCTCTCCAAATCGCTGGACGACATTCTCGACTATTACAAGACGACCGTAAAGGAAATGGAAATCTATCAGATCGGCCAAAGTCCTGAACTGGCCGAATTCATCGCCGTTTTAAAGGATGCGAGCGTGAACATTCACAACGCGGTGTGCTGCATGGAAAAAAAGCCGAAAGCGGCGGTTCAGTGCGCCGTCAAAGCGAAAAAGTGTGAAAACAAGGTGGAATCCATCTACCGCCACTCCGTGGCCGCTCTGCTGATGGGGGACGATATCAAATATATCCTGAAAATGCGCGAGCTGTACCGGCACCTGAGCAATTGTGCGGACCGGATCGACGAAGCGTCCGACATGATCTGCCACATCCTCATGAAGGAAATTTCCTGA
- a CDS encoding inorganic phosphate transporter, with translation MIIVFFYSAVFLIFLYIFITGFHDEGNLIATIIASRSLNVPFIFALAFLSQFFGTALLGTKVAESTVFGLFHVDPILKNPGGTAEMISAAMLGAIVWNIVTWIIRIPSSSSHAIVGGMLGPFVMKFGFSVINVRGLLLSVLLPLFTSPIIGFIFGYFIFKLNKVIFEGRGVQIKKMFQGMQASTCILSNAFQGSNDAQKGIGVLALLLMAFSGSSEFRASQNVMLLSALTISLGLVLGGMKMINSVGTKIYNVKSLHSLSAQISSLFVITGASVMGFPVSGTQIVNSSIFGVGAADRPNAVGWLYAKDMLTAWLITIPASFFISSVFYWIIHRIGG, from the coding sequence ATTATCATTGTATTTTTTTATAGCGCCGTATTCCTGATTTTTCTCTATATCTTCATCACCGGCTTTCACGACGAGGGAAATCTGATCGCCACCATCATCGCCTCGCGTTCGCTGAACGTCCCGTTTATTTTCGCGCTCGCTTTTCTTTCCCAGTTTTTCGGCACCGCCCTGCTGGGAACGAAGGTCGCGGAAAGCACGGTGTTCGGCCTGTTCCATGTCGACCCGATTCTGAAAAACCCGGGCGGGACCGCGGAAATGATCTCCGCGGCAATGCTGGGGGCAATCGTCTGGAATATCGTCACATGGATCATAAGAATCCCCTCCAGCTCGTCCCATGCGATCGTCGGCGGGATGCTGGGGCCGTTTGTGATGAAGTTCGGGTTTTCCGTGATCAATGTCAGGGGGCTTCTGCTCAGCGTGCTTCTCCCCCTGTTCACATCGCCGATCATCGGATTTATTTTCGGATATTTTATTTTCAAGCTGAATAAAGTGATTTTTGAAGGCCGCGGCGTACAAATCAAAAAGATGTTTCAAGGAATGCAGGCCAGCACCTGCATTCTGAGCAACGCCTTTCAGGGTTCAAACGACGCCCAGAAGGGGATTGGAGTTCTTGCCCTGCTTTTGATGGCCTTTTCCGGCTCCTCCGAATTCAGGGCGTCACAGAACGTCATGCTGCTCTCGGCTTTGACCATCTCTCTCGGCCTGGTGCTTGGCGGGATGAAAATGATCAACAGCGTTGGAACGAAAATCTACAACGTCAAGTCGCTGCACTCCCTGAGCGCCCAGATTTCATCCCTGTTCGTCATCACCGGGGCGTCGGTCATGGGTTTTCCCGTAAGCGGAACGCAAATCGTGAATTCCTCCATTTTCGGCGTCGGCGCGGCCGACCGGCCCAACGCGGTCGGCTGGCTCTACGCGAAAGACATGCTGACCGCGTGGCTGATCACGATTCCAGCTTCCTTTTTCATTTCTTCCGTGTTTTACTGGATCATTCACAGAATAGGAGGGTAA
- a CDS encoding DUF1667 domain-containing protein, with protein sequence MEKRNLICIGCPLGCPVTVELDGRNIVSVTGNTCPRGDAYARKEVTNPTRIVTSTVRVSGSITGAATVSCKTRTDVPKQKIFEVIRGIKDITIPAPVHIGDVIRPDVAGTGVDLVATKDVE encoded by the coding sequence ATGGAAAAGCGCAATTTGATCTGCATTGGCTGTCCGCTGGGCTGCCCGGTCACGGTGGAGCTGGACGGCCGGAACATCGTTTCCGTCACAGGAAACACCTGCCCGCGCGGCGATGCCTACGCCCGCAAGGAAGTGACAAACCCGACCCGCATCGTGACCAGCACGGTCCGGGTTTCCGGAAGCATCACCGGCGCGGCGACCGTCTCCTGCAAGACCCGGACGGACGTCCCGAAACAGAAAATTTTCGAGGTGATCCGCGGCATAAAGGACATCACGATACCCGCGCCTGTCCATATCGGCGATGTCATACGGCCGGACGTCGCCGGAACCGGCGTGGATCTGGTCGCGACAAAGGACGTCGAATGA
- a CDS encoding NAD(P)/FAD-dependent oxidoreductase — MKQYDIVIIGGGPAGLAAAVSARDAGARGILILERDSRLGGILNQCIHNGFGLHTFHEELTGPEYAQRFADEVRKRKIEYKLGTMVVGITREKVVTAVNPSDGLIDIQAKAVILAMGCRERSRGALNIPGYRPAGIYSAGTAQRLVNVEGYLPGRRAIILGSGDIGLIMARRMTLEGAKVLAVAELMPYSGGLKRNIVQCLDDFHIPLKLSTTVVDIEGKERVSGITLAKVDENHRPIPGTEEHYDCDTLLLSCGLIPENELSRGMGVQINSVTNGPCVNESLETSIPGVFAAGNVLHVHDLVDYVSEEAAAAGKAAAGYAAAGGAEAVRREIPIETSGGPRYTVPCTIDPSRMPEKLTVRFRVGGVIKDKAVSVYFGEDRIIHRRRPVMAPGEMEEIVLTRKNFEDHPGLSKIRICVESV, encoded by the coding sequence ATGAAACAATACGATATCGTCATCATCGGCGGCGGCCCCGCCGGCCTCGCCGCGGCAGTTTCCGCCCGCGACGCCGGCGCGCGCGGCATTCTGATCCTGGAGCGCGACTCCCGGCTGGGGGGCATTCTGAACCAGTGCATTCACAACGGTTTCGGCCTGCACACCTTCCATGAAGAGCTGACCGGCCCGGAATACGCCCAACGGTTCGCCGACGAGGTCCGCAAAAGGAAGATCGAATATAAGCTCGGCACGATGGTGGTCGGCATCACCCGCGAAAAGGTGGTGACCGCCGTGAACCCCTCCGACGGCCTGATCGACATTCAGGCAAAAGCCGTTATCCTGGCCATGGGCTGCCGGGAGCGCAGCCGCGGCGCGCTGAACATCCCGGGCTACCGCCCCGCGGGCATCTACAGCGCCGGCACGGCGCAGCGCCTGGTCAACGTCGAGGGCTACCTGCCCGGCCGCCGCGCGATCATCCTCGGCAGCGGCGACATCGGCCTGATCATGGCGCGGCGCATGACGCTGGAGGGTGCGAAAGTTCTGGCCGTGGCGGAACTAATGCCGTATTCCGGCGGTTTGAAGCGCAACATCGTCCAATGCCTGGACGACTTTCATATCCCGCTGAAGCTGAGCACCACCGTCGTGGATATCGAAGGGAAGGAGCGCGTCAGCGGAATCACGCTGGCCAAGGTGGACGAAAACCACAGACCCATCCCGGGCACGGAAGAGCATTACGACTGCGACACGCTGCTGCTGAGCTGCGGCCTGATTCCCGAAAACGAGCTGAGCCGGGGAATGGGCGTGCAAATCAATTCCGTCACAAACGGCCCGTGCGTCAACGAGAGCCTGGAGACCAGCATCCCCGGCGTGTTCGCCGCCGGAAACGTACTGCACGTTCACGACCTGGTGGACTATGTCAGTGAAGAGGCCGCAGCCGCGGGCAAGGCCGCGGCCGGATACGCGGCTGCGGGCGGAGCGGAGGCTGTTCGCCGGGAAATCCCGATCGAAACCTCAGGAGGCCCCCGCTATACCGTGCCCTGCACCATCGACCCCTCCCGCATGCCGGAAAAACTCACGGTCCGCTTCCGGGTCGGCGGCGTCATCAAAGACAAGGCCGTCAGCGTCTACTTCGGAGAGGACCGCATCATTCACCGCAGGCGCCCCGTAATGGCCCCCGGCGAGATGGAGGAAATTGTACTGACCAGAAAAAATTTCGAAGACCACCCCGGTCTTTCCAAGATCAGGATCTGCGTGGAAAGTGTGTGA
- a CDS encoding NAD(P)/FAD-dependent oxidoreductase, which produces MYDIVIIGAGVSGCSIARELSRYRAEICVVEKCEDVCCGTSKANSAIVHAGFDAAAGSLMAKLNVRGNEMMEPLSRELDFLFRRNGSLVTALRGEDRPSLTELYRNGLANGVKGMRILDREELRAMEPNVAPEAVAALYAPTGGIVCPFGLTIALAENACTNGVEFRFNTEVKNLRPVKGGWELSTSKGPLAAKYIVNAAGVYADIFNNLVSGVKIHITPRRGDYCLLDKSTGGFVRHTVFQLPGKYGKGVLVSPTVHGNTIIGPTAFDISDREGNNTTAEGLQELIGKAGRMVKNLPIRQVITSFAGLRAHEDRHEFIIGEAPDAPGFINCAGIESPGLTSSPAIGEMVANLLRGKLELQPNPDFNGVRKGVLDPGRLSREEYEQLIREKPEYGNLICRCEMITEGEILDAIHRPLGARSLDGVKRRTRAGMGRCQAGFCTPRTMEILARELGIPQPEITKCGGASNLIVGANKDVL; this is translated from the coding sequence GTGTACGATATTGTAATTATCGGAGCCGGCGTATCCGGCTGCTCCATAGCGAGGGAACTTTCACGCTATCGCGCCGAAATTTGTGTCGTTGAAAAATGCGAGGATGTCTGCTGCGGCACATCCAAGGCAAACAGCGCGATCGTTCACGCCGGCTTTGACGCAGCGGCAGGCAGCCTGATGGCAAAGCTGAATGTGCGCGGAAACGAAATGATGGAGCCGCTTTCCAGGGAACTGGATTTTCTCTTCCGCCGCAACGGTTCCCTTGTCACCGCGCTGCGCGGGGAAGACCGGCCCAGCCTGACCGAGCTGTACCGGAACGGCCTTGCAAACGGCGTTAAGGGAATGAGGATCCTGGACCGGGAAGAACTGCGCGCCATGGAGCCCAATGTCGCGCCGGAAGCGGTCGCCGCTCTTTACGCTCCGACCGGCGGCATCGTGTGTCCCTTCGGACTGACGATCGCTCTGGCGGAAAACGCCTGCACGAACGGCGTGGAATTCCGGTTCAATACGGAAGTGAAAAATCTGCGGCCCGTCAAGGGAGGTTGGGAACTGAGCACCTCCAAGGGGCCGCTGGCGGCGAAATATATCGTAAACGCCGCCGGCGTTTACGCCGATATTTTCAACAATCTGGTCAGCGGGGTCAAAATCCATATTACGCCGCGGCGCGGCGACTACTGCCTGCTTGACAAATCAACCGGCGGCTTTGTCAGGCACACGGTTTTTCAGCTTCCGGGAAAATACGGCAAGGGCGTTCTGGTCAGCCCCACCGTGCACGGGAATACGATTATCGGCCCGACCGCCTTCGATATTTCCGACCGCGAAGGGAACAACACGACCGCCGAGGGTTTGCAGGAACTGATCGGGAAAGCCGGTAGAATGGTCAAAAATCTGCCGATCCGCCAGGTCATCACCAGCTTTGCGGGCCTGCGGGCGCACGAGGACCGCCATGAATTCATCATCGGCGAGGCCCCGGACGCGCCGGGCTTCATCAACTGCGCGGGCATCGAGTCCCCGGGGCTGACCTCTTCGCCCGCGATCGGCGAAATGGTGGCGAACCTGCTGCGCGGCAAGCTGGAGCTACAGCCGAATCCTGATTTTAACGGCGTGCGCAAGGGCGTTCTGGACCCCGGCAGGCTCAGCCGTGAGGAATATGAGCAGCTCATCCGGGAAAAGCCGGAGTACGGCAATCTAATCTGCCGATGCGAAATGATCACCGAGGGGGAGATTCTGGACGCGATCCACCGCCCGCTGGGCGCCAGAAGCCTGGACGGGGTCAAGCGCCGCACCCGGGCCGGGATGGGCCGGTGCCAGGCGGGGTTCTGCACCCCGCGCACCATGGAAATTCTCGCCCGCGAGCTGGGAATCCCCCAGCCCGAAATTACAAAATGCGGCGGCGCGTCCAACCTGATCGTAGGCGCCAACAAGGATGTACTGTGA
- a CDS encoding glycerol-3-phosphate responsive antiterminator, with translation MDTAAFVNAVVANPIIAAIKDDDGLEKCLVCDNIRIVFVLYGDICNIPGIVRRLKAAGKIAVVHVDLIIGLSNKEVAVDFIHHSTQADGIISTRQTFIHRAKELDMNSILRVFVLDSIALSSLEKLESAHPDFIDVLPGTMPKTIRKVCSIVSVPVLTGGLIADKEDVIAALEAGAVAISTTNQAIWEM, from the coding sequence TTGGATACCGCCGCCTTTGTGAACGCTGTCGTTGCCAACCCGATCATCGCGGCAATTAAAGATGACGACGGCCTGGAAAAATGCCTTGTCTGCGATAATATCCGAATTGTCTTTGTCCTTTACGGGGATATCTGCAATATTCCCGGGATCGTCCGCCGCTTAAAAGCCGCCGGCAAAATTGCGGTTGTGCATGTCGACCTGATCATCGGGCTTTCCAATAAGGAAGTGGCCGTCGATTTCATTCACCACAGCACGCAGGCGGACGGAATCATTTCCACACGGCAGACCTTTATTCACCGCGCGAAAGAGCTTGATATGAATTCCATCCTGCGCGTATTCGTATTGGACTCCATCGCTCTTTCCAGCCTGGAAAAGCTGGAATCCGCCCATCCGGATTTTATCGACGTATTGCCGGGAACCATGCCGAAAACGATCCGCAAGGTCTGTTCCATTGTTTCCGTGCCGGTTCTGACCGGCGGGCTGATCGCCGACAAGGAGGACGTCATTGCCGCATTGGAAGCCGGCGCCGTAGCCATTTCAACAACCAATCAGGCAATCTGGGAAATGTAA
- a CDS encoding HAD-IIA family hydrolase, with translation MENRMELLRSTRLFVLDLDGTFYLGGRILPGAADFLRAVKRTGRDYLFFTNNSSRSPGDYIRKLAGMGCPITREQIMTSGDVTIRYLRTHYPGRTVYLVGTPPLIESFREAGIPLTQEQPDLVVMAFDTTLTYEKLSNACTYIRNGALFLATHLDINCPTETGFIPDCGSFCAAVSLSTGKKPKYLGKPFAETVEMILDQTGYAPPQIAFVGDRLYTDVATGVQNGAKGILVMTGETRPEDLTKSKVIPDGVYASLGEMGQILLKL, from the coding sequence TTGGAGAACAGGATGGAGCTGCTGCGGAGCACGCGGCTGTTCGTGCTTGATCTGGACGGCACATTTTATCTTGGTGGCCGGATCCTTCCCGGCGCGGCGGATTTTCTGCGGGCGGTGAAACGGACGGGAAGGGATTATTTGTTCTTTACCAATAATTCGTCGCGTTCTCCCGGGGACTATATCCGCAAACTCGCCGGGATGGGCTGTCCCATCACAAGAGAACAGATTATGACCAGCGGCGACGTGACGATCCGTTACCTGAGGACGCATTATCCCGGCAGGACGGTTTATCTGGTGGGCACGCCGCCTCTGATCGAGAGCTTCCGGGAAGCGGGGATCCCGCTCACGCAGGAGCAGCCGGATCTTGTCGTTATGGCGTTTGACACCACACTGACCTATGAGAAACTTTCCAACGCCTGCACTTATATCCGCAACGGAGCTTTGTTCCTTGCAACGCATCTGGATATCAACTGTCCCACGGAGACGGGATTTATCCCTGACTGCGGCAGCTTCTGCGCGGCCGTCAGCCTTTCCACCGGGAAGAAGCCGAAATATCTGGGCAAACCGTTCGCGGAGACCGTCGAAATGATTCTGGATCAAACGGGTTATGCTCCTCCACAAATCGCTTTTGTCGGCGACCGGCTTTATACCGACGTGGCGACGGGCGTTCAGAACGGGGCGAAAGGGATCCTGGTGATGACCGGCGAAACCCGGCCCGAGGACCTGACAAAATCAAAAGTTATTCCGGACGGTGTATATGCTTCATTGGGAGAGATGGGGCAAATTCTTCTGAAGCTCTAA
- a CDS encoding C4-dicarboxylate TRAP transporter substrate-binding protein: MKKARISFRSLLKTAVSGVLGMALILGTMSGCGGSSTSTGGGAASAGSSAAAGKSDDDNFHITIKLSHVFQPQEQVYKTMEAIGKSVTEKTQGHITIQVFGQGQLSVYNDSMEQVKRGANWIAVEEPSYLGDYVPDFAALVGPMLYQNNDEWEKMQDTDLYKEMQKKAEDLGFHFLSMNYEFGFRSLCTNKDVKTPDDLKGMKLRSTESPLFVKTIEAMGAAATPMAFTECISAIQTGTVNGFEGSESTLLGTGAYEVVKKVALTRHFIATRGAFINTKVYDSIPEKYRKILDEEFAQGAKDCRAASEKDEAGTVEKLKSLGVTFNDVDMDAFTKSCDKVYDWLVSDKKCSPDIHERLLAELKKMRG; encoded by the coding sequence ATGAAAAAAGCAAGAATCTCTTTTCGCAGCCTGCTGAAAACGGCTGTGAGCGGTGTTCTGGGCATGGCGCTGATTCTGGGTACAATGAGCGGATGCGGCGGATCTTCGACCAGCACAGGAGGCGGAGCCGCCTCGGCCGGCAGTTCCGCGGCGGCCGGCAAGTCGGATGATGATAATTTTCACATTACGATCAAGCTGAGCCATGTGTTCCAGCCGCAGGAGCAGGTTTATAAAACCATGGAGGCGATCGGAAAAAGCGTAACGGAAAAAACGCAGGGGCACATAACAATCCAGGTTTTCGGCCAGGGACAGCTTTCCGTTTATAACGACAGCATGGAGCAGGTGAAGCGCGGGGCGAACTGGATCGCCGTCGAAGAGCCCTCCTACCTGGGCGATTATGTTCCCGATTTCGCCGCGCTGGTCGGCCCGATGCTTTATCAGAACAACGACGAGTGGGAGAAAATGCAGGACACGGACCTCTACAAGGAGATGCAGAAAAAGGCCGAGGATCTTGGATTCCATTTCCTTTCGATGAATTATGAATTCGGATTCCGCAGCCTCTGCACAAACAAGGACGTCAAGACTCCGGACGATTTAAAGGGCATGAAACTGCGCAGCACGGAGAGCCCACTGTTTGTCAAGACGATCGAGGCCATGGGTGCCGCCGCCACTCCGATGGCGTTTACCGAGTGCATATCGGCGATTCAGACCGGCACGGTCAACGGATTTGAAGGTTCCGAATCCACCCTGCTTGGCACCGGCGCTTACGAGGTCGTCAAGAAAGTCGCTTTGACCCGCCATTTTATCGCGACCCGCGGCGCGTTTATCAATACCAAGGTTTACGACAGCATTCCTGAAAAATACCGCAAGATTCTTGACGAAGAGTTTGCTCAGGGCGCCAAGGACTGCCGCGCCGCGTCGGAGAAGGACGAGGCGGGGACCGTCGAAAAGCTGAAGAGCCTTGGCGTCACATTCAACGATGTCGATATGGACGCCTTCACAAAATCCTGCGACAAGGTTTATGACTGGCTGGTTTCCGACAAGAAATGTTCGCCGGACATCCATGAAAGGCTGCTGGCCGAACTCAAGAAAATGCGCGGCTGA
- a CDS encoding TRAP transporter small permease, which yields MKAKLKLFLYNLDSIITGAAMIGMTLVVLLNVFCRYFANKPLVWGEEVATTLFVWSIFAGGEVCFRQGTHLGVDFLVRLLPDRIRSAFACVINAVVILIIGTLAVVSLTYMWNSRMNLSKVMQVTVLWNTVPVAVSFVVSLVWAILFFIRDLRTMTSFGKEAEQL from the coding sequence ATGAAAGCTAAACTGAAACTGTTTTTGTACAATCTGGACTCCATTATCACCGGCGCGGCGATGATCGGAATGACGCTGGTTGTTTTGCTCAACGTGTTCTGCCGCTATTTTGCAAACAAACCGCTGGTTTGGGGCGAAGAAGTTGCGACGACGCTCTTTGTCTGGAGCATTTTTGCGGGCGGCGAGGTCTGTTTTCGCCAGGGAACGCACCTGGGCGTGGACTTTCTGGTGAGGCTTCTGCCGGATCGGATTCGCTCCGCTTTCGCCTGCGTGATCAACGCCGTCGTCATTCTGATCATCGGGACTCTTGCCGTGGTTAGTCTGACCTATATGTGGAATTCCCGCATGAATCTTTCCAAGGTCATGCAGGTAACCGTCCTGTGGAACACCGTGCCGGTAGCCGTCAGCTTTGTGGTTTCGCTGGTGTGGGCCATCCTGTTTTTTATCCGGGATTTAAGAACGATGACATCTTTTGGAAAGGAGGCTGAGCAGCTGTGA